Proteins found in one Planctomycetes bacterium MalM25 genomic segment:
- the lnt gene encoding Apolipoprotein N-acyltransferase codes for MLGAIALWFAQPPLACHYLAWLAPAAWLWLADHPARYGRGHYFRFWLAGALYWLLAVHWVRLPHPLTPIGWPILAAYLGAYTLAMFALVRLARRRWSVPLWFAGPIAWTGMEMLQARLFTGFLMGAVSHSQAGQPWVRSLAAWVGAYGVTFAVVLVASCLAMALRDGARRYGGWVRVTAALAAVLALGWLARSTTEIETDAGQHPLVALVQGDTRATWDPDPKRSQNIMDRQVALSAEAHRRAEAAGEAIDLVIWPESMFRSWLLTFDGSGVPPPDANESTAKMVEATNNWLRSVTTWVGGAPILVGIDRFDRRPLAGDEFATDAYNSVALADGDGELVSYYDKTHLVPFGEYIPLAKGVPALYYLTPMAGGLDAGTGPVLMRVPLRDGGELLVAPSICYETVVPRVIRRQVAEPTVRGERPDVLVNVTNDAWFWGSSELDMHLACNVFRSIETGTPMLVAANGGLSAVIDARGEVLALSPRMQEHVILERTPPKTARPTPYVLWGDWLAGGCLLACGVLVLDAARARWRSSGSRDS; via the coding sequence GTGTTGGGAGCGATCGCTTTGTGGTTTGCGCAGCCCCCGCTCGCCTGCCACTACCTTGCTTGGCTCGCGCCGGCGGCGTGGCTCTGGCTGGCGGACCACCCGGCTCGCTACGGCCGCGGGCACTATTTCCGCTTCTGGCTCGCGGGGGCGTTGTACTGGCTGCTGGCCGTGCACTGGGTCCGGCTGCCGCACCCGCTCACTCCGATCGGCTGGCCGATCCTGGCGGCGTACCTCGGCGCGTACACGCTGGCGATGTTTGCCCTGGTGCGGCTCGCTCGCCGGCGATGGAGCGTCCCCCTGTGGTTCGCCGGCCCGATCGCCTGGACCGGCATGGAAATGCTACAGGCCCGGCTCTTCACCGGCTTCCTGATGGGCGCCGTGAGCCACTCCCAAGCGGGCCAGCCTTGGGTCCGCTCGCTGGCGGCGTGGGTTGGCGCGTACGGGGTGACTTTCGCAGTCGTGCTAGTCGCGTCCTGCCTTGCGATGGCGCTGCGTGACGGGGCAAGACGCTACGGCGGCTGGGTCCGTGTGACCGCGGCGTTGGCGGCGGTGCTCGCTCTCGGCTGGCTGGCGCGTTCCACGACCGAGATCGAAACCGACGCCGGCCAACACCCGCTCGTGGCCCTCGTTCAGGGCGACACCCGCGCCACGTGGGACCCCGATCCGAAGCGCAGCCAGAACATCATGGACCGCCAGGTCGCGTTGTCGGCCGAGGCGCACCGGCGCGCCGAGGCGGCGGGCGAAGCGATCGACCTGGTGATCTGGCCCGAGTCGATGTTCCGCTCATGGCTCCTCACGTTCGACGGCTCGGGCGTTCCGCCCCCGGACGCGAACGAATCGACCGCCAAGATGGTCGAGGCGACGAACAACTGGCTCCGTTCCGTGACGACCTGGGTCGGCGGCGCGCCGATCCTCGTCGGGATCGACCGCTTCGACCGCCGCCCGCTTGCCGGCGACGAGTTCGCCACCGACGCCTACAACAGCGTGGCGCTGGCCGACGGCGACGGGGAACTGGTCTCGTACTACGACAAGACGCACCTCGTGCCGTTCGGCGAGTACATCCCGCTCGCGAAGGGCGTGCCCGCGCTCTACTACCTGACGCCGATGGCGGGCGGCTTGGACGCCGGGACGGGTCCGGTGCTGATGCGGGTTCCGTTGCGTGACGGGGGCGAGCTGCTCGTCGCGCCATCGATCTGCTACGAGACGGTCGTCCCCCGCGTCATCCGCCGCCAGGTCGCCGAGCCGACGGTGCGCGGCGAGCGGCCCGACGTGCTGGTCAACGTGACAAACGACGCCTGGTTCTGGGGTTCCAGCGAACTCGACATGCACTTGGCATGCAACGTCTTCCGATCGATCGAGACCGGAACGCCGATGCTGGTCGCGGCCAACGGGGGGCTGTCGGCCGTGATCGACGCCCGCGGCGAGGTGCTCGCCCTCTCGCCGCGGATGCAGGAGCACGTGATCCTGGAGCGGACGCCCCCCAAGACGGCCCGCCCGACCCCCTACGTTCTGTGGGGCGACTGGCTCGCCGGCGGGTGCTTGCTGGCCTGTGGCGTGCTGGTGCTCGACGCGGCACGGGCCCGGTGGCGATCGTCCGGGTCGCGCGACTCGTAG
- a CDS encoding BON domain protein, with amino-acid sequence MVTSRVVHQAEDCLGASSHLFLRHVECHEEEGALCLEGKVPSFYLKQTAQSLLQSLDGVDRIVNRLVVVNAYGVSSEPSGELPLSTKAMR; translated from the coding sequence ATGGTTACTAGTCGCGTCGTTCACCAAGCCGAGGATTGCCTCGGGGCGAGTTCGCACCTCTTCTTGCGCCACGTGGAGTGTCACGAGGAGGAGGGGGCGCTCTGCCTGGAGGGGAAGGTCCCGAGCTTCTATCTCAAGCAGACCGCGCAGAGCCTGCTTCAGTCCTTGGACGGCGTCGATCGGATCGTGAACCGGCTCGTGGTCGTCAATGCGTACGGCGTGAGCAGTGAGCCAAGCGGTGAGCTGCCGCTTTCCACAAAGGCGATGCGTTAA
- a CDS encoding Putative pterin-4-alpha-carbinolamine dehydratase, with translation MAVHEPGELVNKKCLPCEGGVAPCPLDEANQQLAKLEGWRLTHNGQRIRKDWKVKNFLAGMAFFEACTRVAEADGHHPDLHLEGYRNVSVELWTHAIGGLSENDFILAAKIDQLPIELQGD, from the coding sequence ATGGCCGTTCACGAACCGGGCGAGCTTGTCAACAAGAAGTGCCTGCCGTGCGAGGGTGGGGTCGCCCCCTGCCCGCTCGACGAGGCCAACCAGCAGCTCGCCAAGCTCGAAGGCTGGCGGCTAACCCACAACGGCCAGCGCATCCGCAAAGACTGGAAAGTCAAGAACTTCCTCGCGGGCATGGCCTTCTTCGAGGCGTGCACGCGGGTCGCCGAAGCGGACGGGCACCATCCCGACCTGCACCTCGAAGGCTACCGCAACGTGTCGGTCGAACTCTGGACCCACGCAATCGGTGGGCTTTCAGAGAACGATTTCATCCTGGCGGCGAAGATCGATCAGCTGCCGATCGAACTGCAGGGCGATTAA
- the omcB_1 gene encoding Large cysteine-rich periplasmic protein OmcB precursor — protein sequence MLRYSSIVAVCFAVLAPVSIGAEKVAPWSAGSASPGDDPAAVAEWAENAFAQPRQQAAQPTAPTQLKVTPLATPTPSTFAPVAPPAGGRYGEAAPTPAPFPAPPVNTSRLTRPNAAPLPHGNPLRGGARPVTRLESGSVSSKPAAVAAFEPARSAPTAEPPQRLEVGATPARRQDDEAVAIPPQAFAPAPVEPSPRPAPRQEPLAPPRVALNTMAEPAAFETTFEASSVVTQQAVREGMGRPGPQELEGPQEASLVLEKRGPREARIGQPCRFAVRVRNTGTGDAENVMLTDQVPAGARLISTNPNAQQEGDRLVWRLGKIPSGETRTVEMRIEPTQEGPLGSVARATLDTVASASTVCTRPQLAVRMSAPQHVLVGEEQIITIELHNPGTGAATNVMLSEDVPAALRHAAGAELEFEVGTLEPGETRRIDLRMTAAAAGRVRNLVNVVADGDLRAEESVEFEVVAPSLAVTIDGPKRRYLESQASYTIGVDNPGTAPARDVRLVSQLPRGMEFVRANNLGEYDATTHSVYWSLAELPEGERGEVKLVATPVAAGEHTLKVESEAAGLKAAHSHRVQVEGVASLAFEVRDLKDPIEVGEEALYEIRVLNEGTKAATGVTVRVESPSGMRMVAAQGQTTAQTSAGRAEFAPLAKLEPGEKVAYRVRVAGVESGDQRVTVLVDSDDLTRPIRREESTRVYGDE from the coding sequence ATGCTTCGCTACAGTTCGATCGTCGCTGTCTGTTTCGCTGTGCTTGCGCCCGTCTCGATCGGTGCGGAGAAGGTCGCCCCGTGGTCTGCGGGCTCGGCTTCGCCGGGAGACGACCCCGCCGCCGTGGCGGAGTGGGCCGAGAATGCCTTCGCGCAGCCTCGGCAGCAGGCGGCTCAGCCGACGGCGCCGACCCAATTGAAGGTCACGCCGCTGGCGACGCCGACGCCCAGCACGTTCGCCCCGGTCGCCCCGCCTGCCGGCGGGCGCTACGGAGAGGCGGCCCCAACACCGGCGCCCTTCCCGGCGCCACCCGTGAACACGAGCCGTCTGACGCGTCCCAACGCCGCGCCATTGCCGCATGGCAACCCGCTGCGAGGAGGCGCCCGGCCCGTGACGCGGCTTGAGTCGGGGTCGGTCTCCAGCAAGCCGGCCGCCGTCGCCGCCTTTGAGCCAGCCCGTTCCGCCCCGACCGCCGAGCCGCCGCAGCGATTGGAAGTCGGCGCCACGCCGGCGCGTCGCCAAGACGACGAAGCGGTCGCCATCCCGCCGCAGGCCTTCGCGCCGGCGCCGGTCGAGCCGTCGCCGAGGCCCGCCCCACGCCAAGAGCCGCTGGCTCCGCCGCGCGTGGCGCTGAACACCATGGCTGAGCCGGCCGCCTTCGAGACGACCTTCGAAGCGTCATCGGTCGTTACGCAGCAAGCCGTCCGCGAGGGGATGGGGCGTCCCGGGCCGCAGGAACTCGAGGGGCCCCAGGAGGCTTCGCTCGTCCTTGAGAAGCGGGGCCCACGCGAGGCCCGCATCGGGCAGCCCTGCCGCTTCGCCGTCCGCGTCCGCAACACCGGAACGGGCGACGCCGAGAACGTGATGCTCACCGACCAAGTCCCCGCCGGCGCGCGGCTTATCAGCACGAACCCCAACGCCCAGCAAGAGGGCGACCGGCTCGTTTGGCGGCTCGGAAAGATCCCGTCGGGCGAGACCCGCACCGTCGAGATGCGTATCGAGCCGACTCAAGAGGGCCCGCTCGGCAGCGTCGCCCGGGCGACCCTGGACACCGTGGCGAGCGCCTCGACCGTCTGCACGCGTCCGCAGCTCGCGGTGCGGATGTCGGCGCCGCAACACGTGCTGGTTGGCGAGGAACAGATCATCACGATCGAACTGCACAACCCGGGCACCGGCGCGGCCACGAACGTGATGCTCAGCGAAGACGTCCCCGCCGCCCTCCGCCACGCCGCGGGCGCCGAGCTCGAGTTCGAGGTCGGCACGCTCGAGCCGGGCGAGACGCGAAGGATTGATCTGAGGATGACCGCCGCCGCCGCGGGGCGGGTGCGGAACCTCGTGAACGTGGTCGCCGACGGCGACCTGCGGGCCGAAGAGAGCGTCGAGTTCGAGGTCGTCGCGCCGTCGCTCGCGGTGACGATCGATGGGCCGAAGCGGCGTTACCTGGAGAGCCAGGCGAGCTACACGATCGGCGTCGACAACCCGGGCACCGCCCCGGCCCGCGACGTGCGCCTCGTCTCGCAGCTGCCGCGCGGCATGGAGTTCGTCCGCGCGAACAACCTCGGCGAGTACGACGCCACCACGCACAGCGTGTACTGGAGCCTTGCCGAGCTGCCCGAGGGCGAGCGGGGCGAGGTGAAGCTGGTCGCCACGCCGGTGGCGGCGGGCGAGCACACGCTCAAGGTCGAGAGCGAGGCCGCCGGCCTGAAGGCCGCGCACTCGCACCGCGTGCAGGTCGAGGGCGTCGCGTCGCTGGCGTTCGAGGTCCGCGACCTGAAGGACCCGATCGAGGTCGGCGAGGAGGCGCTTTACGAGATCCGCGTGCTGAACGAGGGGACCAAGGCGGCCACCGGGGTCACCGTGAGGGTCGAATCGCCCAGCGGCATGCGGATGGTTGCCGCCCAGGGCCAGACGACCGCCCAGACGAGCGCCGGCCGCGCCGAGTTCGCGCCGCTCGCCAAGCTCGAGCCGGGCGAGAAGGTCGCCTACCGGGTGCGCGTCGCCGGCGTCGAGTCGGGCGACCAACGCGTCACCGTGCTGGTCGACTCCGACGACCTCACCCGCCCCATCCGGCGTGAAGAGAGCACCCGGGTGTACGGCGACGAGTAG
- the ttrR gene encoding Tetrathionate response regulatory protein TtrR has translation MIVLLQMQDPLDTEAYAHRLKAESRLVVRTDNRSPRRPDLVISDGCPHRTDGAPTLILNRGGHAYVPECDCCQRTTARTRWPAFMKQVYEVLGCSPEPATLDTTDEGIARLTPRERDVLSLVGQGKTVEQCAEAMGIAPSTVGNHKHRLMRKLAAKSSLQLLRIAVRSGLADFK, from the coding sequence ATGATTGTCCTGCTCCAAATGCAAGACCCGCTCGACACCGAGGCCTACGCCCATCGTTTGAAGGCGGAATCCCGCTTGGTTGTCCGCACGGACAACCGTTCACCGAGGCGTCCCGACCTGGTCATCTCGGATGGTTGCCCGCATCGGACCGATGGAGCGCCAACGCTGATCCTCAACCGCGGCGGCCACGCCTACGTCCCCGAGTGCGACTGCTGCCAGCGCACCACCGCAAGGACCCGGTGGCCCGCCTTCATGAAGCAGGTCTACGAGGTTCTAGGCTGCTCTCCCGAGCCGGCAACCCTCGACACGACCGACGAGGGGATCGCGCGCTTGACACCCCGCGAGCGGGACGTGCTCAGCCTCGTGGGCCAGGGGAAGACCGTGGAGCAGTGCGCCGAAGCGATGGGCATCGCTCCTAGCACGGTCGGCAACCACAAGCACCGGCTTATGCGGAAGCTGGCGGCGAAGAGCTCGCTCCAGCTGCTGCGGATCGCGGTGCGGAGCGGCCTGGCCGATTTCAAGTAA
- a CDS encoding putative metallophosphoesterase, whose product MTHGHRPHAPPMSPENQPPRKLSRREWFQRAAAGGAALGLGMGVYAWRVEPHWVTVRHVRMPFKALPNALVGKRLVQISDLHVGPIVDNRYLRGVLRRLPELEPDYLVITGDFMTTERAEQINPTLDTLRESPIADVPTVGILGNHDYGFHSQHPEVADRLTDGLSDLGVTMLRNESTEIDGLQFAGGDELWSRRFDLVRTLHRVDHQRPTVCLVHNPDCADDSMWSTFSGWILAGHTHGGQCRFPFIGAPILPIHNQRYASGHFRLSGGRDLYVNRGLGYKRRIRFGVRPEVTVFTLAAA is encoded by the coding sequence ATGACGCACGGCCACCGCCCCCACGCCCCGCCCATGAGCCCCGAGAACCAACCGCCCCGAAAGCTGAGCCGCAGAGAGTGGTTCCAGCGCGCCGCCGCCGGCGGGGCGGCCCTCGGCCTGGGGATGGGGGTCTACGCCTGGCGGGTCGAGCCACATTGGGTGACGGTCCGCCATGTGCGGATGCCCTTCAAAGCGTTGCCCAACGCGCTGGTTGGGAAGCGGCTGGTTCAGATCAGCGACCTGCACGTCGGCCCGATCGTCGACAACCGCTACCTCCGGGGTGTGCTGCGCCGGCTCCCCGAGCTGGAGCCCGACTACCTGGTCATCACGGGCGACTTTATGACTACCGAGCGGGCAGAGCAGATCAACCCGACGCTCGATACGCTCCGCGAAAGCCCGATCGCCGACGTGCCCACGGTCGGCATCCTCGGCAACCACGACTACGGATTCCACTCGCAACATCCGGAAGTCGCCGATCGACTGACCGACGGGCTGAGCGATCTGGGCGTCACGATGCTGCGGAACGAGTCGACCGAGATCGACGGGCTGCAGTTCGCCGGGGGCGATGAGCTGTGGTCGCGCCGTTTCGATCTGGTGCGGACCCTCCACCGGGTCGATCACCAACGCCCGACCGTCTGCTTGGTGCACAACCCGGACTGCGCGGACGACTCGATGTGGAGCACGTTCTCCGGCTGGATCCTGGCCGGCCACACGCACGGCGGTCAGTGCCGTTTCCCGTTCATCGGGGCGCCGATCTTGCCGATCCACAACCAGCGCTACGCATCCGGGCACTTCCGCTTGAGCGGGGGACGCGACCTCTACGTGAACCGAGGGCTCGGATACAAGCGGCGCATCCGGTTCGGTGTGCGCCCCGAGGTGACGGTGTTCACCCTCGCCGCGGCCTGA
- a CDS encoding hypothetical protein (PSP1 C-terminal conserved region): MPKYVVRYGSMRHLGVFSCRARDRYARGQRVITRTGRGQESGEVLCEATEHVVSQMGKDPRTGQILRLESHDDAVELRRLDDQQENEFEVCENRIAELGLDMKLIKVERLYGGERVIVYYLSEDRVDFRELVKVLARDLQTRIEMRQIGVRDEAKLLADYGDCGKPVCCNTHLSEMPPVSMKMAKLQKATLDPTKISGRCGRLKCCLRYEYDTYQELQRELPKTGYEVLTRDGKARILSQEILTGELLVETEDSRRVVIQASEVLSVVGKASRGKKPSGDKPPRDKPARDNSSGGKESATPDGAESGDSAEAKEGGGKPKNRRRRRDRSKRGKPNENASEAGSKERPDPGATKNPPSGESEAGPPAGGEG; encoded by the coding sequence ATGCCCAAGTACGTCGTCCGCTACGGCTCGATGCGCCACCTGGGCGTCTTCTCCTGTCGAGCACGCGACCGCTACGCGCGAGGCCAGCGGGTGATCACCCGAACGGGCCGTGGGCAGGAGTCGGGCGAGGTCCTCTGCGAGGCGACCGAGCACGTGGTCTCGCAGATGGGGAAGGACCCGCGGACGGGACAGATCTTGCGCCTCGAATCGCACGACGACGCCGTCGAGCTGCGCCGACTGGACGACCAGCAAGAGAACGAGTTCGAGGTCTGCGAGAACCGCATCGCCGAGCTCGGCCTCGACATGAAGCTCATCAAGGTCGAGCGGCTGTACGGCGGCGAGCGGGTGATCGTCTATTACCTCTCGGAGGACCGCGTCGACTTCCGCGAGTTGGTGAAGGTCCTCGCCCGCGACCTGCAGACCCGCATCGAGATGCGGCAGATCGGAGTCCGCGACGAGGCGAAGCTCCTCGCCGACTACGGCGACTGCGGCAAGCCGGTCTGCTGCAACACGCACCTGTCGGAGATGCCGCCCGTCTCGATGAAGATGGCGAAGCTCCAGAAGGCGACCCTCGACCCGACCAAGATCTCAGGCCGGTGCGGCCGCCTGAAGTGCTGTCTGCGGTACGAGTACGACACCTATCAGGAGCTGCAACGCGAGCTGCCCAAGACCGGCTACGAGGTGCTCACCCGCGACGGCAAAGCGAGGATCCTGTCGCAGGAAATCCTCACGGGCGAGTTGCTGGTCGAGACCGAGGACTCACGCCGCGTGGTGATCCAAGCCTCGGAAGTGCTGTCGGTGGTCGGCAAGGCGAGCCGGGGCAAGAAGCCCTCGGGCGACAAGCCGCCTCGCGACAAGCCCGCTCGCGACAACTCGTCGGGCGGGAAAGAGAGCGCGACGCCGGACGGCGCGGAATCGGGCGATTCCGCGGAGGCCAAAGAGGGAGGCGGCAAGCCGAAGAACCGCCGCCGTCGACGCGACCGGTCGAAGCGTGGCAAACCGAACGAGAACGCGAGCGAGGCAGGCTCCAAAGAGCGGCCCGACCCCGGCGCCACCAAGAATCCGCCCTCTGGAGAGAGCGAGGCGGGCCCCCCGGCAGGTGGCGAAGGTTGA
- the yheS gene encoding putative ABC transporter ATP-binding protein YheS, whose product MPVVLSLQDAHKRYAAQVLLDGASCALADDQKVGLIGRNGAGKSTLCRVLLGDEDLDAGEVVRTKKLRLGYLRQHDPFRDGETGMEFLMRDSDQPDWRCGQVAWRFALGDDMLLRPVRELSGGWQTRVKLAALLLHDPNLLILDEPTNFLDLRTQILLEHFLKDFKAGVLVVSHDRSFLKKTCTHTLEISRGKLTMFPGDVDAYLENLDERREHDKRLNSATMSKRKQLEQFIASNRANANTASQARNKAKQLERLELVEVAGDEARVHFSFPRIEPRKGPAVRTENLAIGYEDRTVADDIQVEIEHGQRVGVVGDNGQGKTTFLRTICESLPAKAGHMKWGFGCQLGVYAQHVYTTLRPDQTVLEYLEYQAVPGTTTQQIKTIAGSFLFSGETAEKKIKVLSGGERARLVLAGLLLEKHNVLVLDEPGNHLDVETVGALADALKRYEGTVIFTSHDRHFMHEVATAVVEVGGGRVTSYPASYDDYVYRVGQEIDAGLRTPPSSKPKDDTPTGGKPGGRADRDAQKRLKSVERKIAKLDDEKKQLAAKQLEVTEADEAKQLYERLATIAAEVETLEAEWLELSEATGAW is encoded by the coding sequence ATGCCTGTCGTACTCAGCCTCCAGGACGCCCACAAGCGCTACGCTGCGCAGGTGCTTCTCGATGGGGCGAGCTGCGCCCTCGCCGACGACCAGAAGGTCGGCCTGATCGGCCGCAACGGGGCCGGAAAAAGCACGCTCTGCCGCGTCCTGCTGGGCGATGAGGACCTCGACGCGGGCGAGGTCGTCCGCACCAAGAAACTCCGCCTGGGGTACCTGCGGCAGCACGACCCGTTCCGCGACGGCGAGACCGGCATGGAGTTCCTCATGCGGGACTCCGACCAGCCCGATTGGCGTTGCGGCCAGGTCGCGTGGCGCTTCGCCCTCGGCGACGACATGCTGCTCCGCCCCGTCCGCGAGCTCTCCGGCGGTTGGCAGACCCGCGTGAAGCTCGCCGCGCTGCTGCTGCACGACCCGAACCTGCTGATCCTCGACGAGCCGACCAACTTCCTCGACCTGCGGACCCAGATCCTCCTGGAGCACTTCCTCAAGGACTTCAAGGCGGGCGTGCTGGTCGTGTCGCACGACCGGTCGTTCCTCAAGAAGACCTGCACGCACACGCTCGAGATCTCACGCGGCAAGCTGACGATGTTCCCCGGCGACGTCGACGCCTACCTGGAGAACCTCGACGAGCGCCGCGAGCACGACAAGCGGCTCAACTCGGCGACGATGTCCAAGCGGAAGCAGTTGGAGCAGTTCATCGCCAGCAACCGCGCGAACGCCAACACGGCGAGCCAGGCCCGCAACAAGGCGAAGCAACTCGAGCGGCTGGAACTGGTCGAGGTCGCCGGCGACGAGGCGCGCGTCCACTTCTCGTTCCCGCGGATCGAGCCCCGCAAGGGCCCCGCCGTGCGGACGGAGAACCTCGCGATCGGCTACGAGGACCGGACCGTCGCCGACGACATCCAGGTCGAGATCGAGCACGGCCAACGCGTCGGCGTCGTGGGCGATAACGGCCAGGGCAAGACGACCTTCCTCCGCACCATCTGCGAGTCGCTGCCGGCGAAGGCCGGCCACATGAAGTGGGGCTTCGGCTGTCAGCTCGGCGTCTACGCGCAGCACGTCTACACGACGCTCCGCCCCGACCAGACTGTGCTGGAGTACCTCGAGTACCAAGCGGTCCCCGGCACGACGACCCAGCAGATCAAGACCATCGCCGGCAGCTTCCTCTTCTCCGGCGAGACGGCCGAGAAGAAGATCAAGGTGCTCAGCGGTGGTGAACGCGCTCGGCTCGTCCTGGCCGGCCTCTTGCTGGAGAAGCACAACGTGCTGGTGCTCGACGAGCCGGGCAACCACCTCGACGTCGAAACGGTCGGGGCCCTCGCCGACGCGCTGAAGCGTTACGAGGGGACCGTCATCTTCACCAGCCACGACCGGCACTTCATGCACGAGGTCGCCACGGCGGTCGTCGAGGTCGGCGGCGGCCGTGTCACGAGCTACCCCGCGAGCTACGACGACTACGTCTACCGGGTCGGCCAAGAGATCGACGCCGGCCTGCGCACCCCCCCGAGCTCGAAACCGAAGGACGACACCCCCACAGGCGGCAAGCCGGGCGGCCGCGCCGACCGCGACGCGCAGAAGCGGCTCAAGAGCGTCGAGCGCAAGATCGCCAAGCTCGACGACGAGAAGAAGCAGCTCGCCGCCAAGCAGCTCGAAGTGACCGAAGCCGACGAAGCCAAACAGCTCTACGAACGCCTCGCCACGATCGCCGCGGAAGTTGAGACGCTCGAGGCGGAATGGCTGGAGCTGAGCGAAGCGACCGGGGCTTGGTAG
- the acuI gene encoding putative acrylyl-CoA reductase AcuI has product MTASHLDLESFPAWLVTQPDEGAPRGGLVHLGESDLPKYDTPTVLIETEYSSLNYKDALASQGHRGVAGSLPHVPGIDCAGRVLKSESDDFQTGDPVLITGYDLGSTRWGGYSGVVRAPASWVVPRDERLTAREAMIYGTAGFTAAQCVDAIVERVAPDAGPVLVTGSTGGVGGFAVAILAKLGYRVIAITGKPDRAEGLHKLGATEVLGRDALEDESGRPMLSERWAAAVDTVGGRPLTNVLKATGYRGVVAACGLVAGADLPLSVYPFLLRGVTLAGIDSAKCPRGPRLQIWERLAADWRVDLPEELVQTVTLSDLPGRIEQILAGQIAGRVLVRPAKGAG; this is encoded by the coding sequence ATGACCGCTTCCCACCTCGACCTCGAATCTTTCCCCGCCTGGCTGGTGACCCAGCCCGACGAGGGGGCTCCGCGCGGTGGGTTGGTGCACCTCGGTGAAAGCGACCTGCCGAAGTACGACACACCGACCGTTCTGATCGAAACCGAGTACTCCTCCCTGAACTACAAGGACGCACTCGCCTCGCAAGGCCACCGGGGCGTTGCCGGCTCGCTGCCGCACGTTCCGGGTATCGACTGCGCGGGGCGCGTCCTGAAGAGCGAATCGGACGACTTCCAAACGGGCGACCCGGTCTTGATCACCGGGTACGACCTCGGCTCGACGCGCTGGGGCGGTTACTCGGGCGTCGTGCGGGCGCCGGCCTCCTGGGTCGTGCCGCGGGACGAGCGGCTGACCGCCCGTGAAGCGATGATCTACGGCACCGCCGGCTTCACCGCTGCGCAGTGCGTGGACGCGATCGTCGAGCGCGTCGCCCCGGACGCCGGCCCGGTGCTCGTCACCGGCTCCACCGGGGGCGTGGGCGGATTCGCCGTCGCGATCCTGGCGAAGCTCGGCTACCGGGTGATCGCGATCACCGGCAAGCCCGACCGGGCCGAAGGGCTCCACAAGCTGGGCGCCACCGAGGTGCTGGGGCGTGACGCCCTGGAAGACGAATCGGGCCGGCCGATGCTCTCCGAGCGTTGGGCGGCCGCGGTTGATACCGTGGGCGGGCGCCCCCTGACCAACGTCCTTAAAGCGACCGGCTACCGCGGCGTGGTCGCGGCTTGCGGGCTCGTCGCCGGGGCAGACCTGCCGCTGAGCGTCTACCCGTTCCTCCTGCGCGGGGTCACGCTCGCGGGCATCGACTCGGCGAAATGTCCACGCGGGCCCCGGCTGCAAATCTGGGAGCGGCTGGCCGCCGATTGGCGTGTCGATCTGCCCGAAGAGTTGGTCCAAACCGTGACCCTGAGCGATCTGCCGGGCCGGATTGAGCAGATCCTGGCGGGCCAGATCGCCGGTCGGGTGCTGGTGCGTCCTGCCAAGGGAGCCGGATAG
- the epsJ gene encoding putative glycosyltransferase EpsJ, translating into MPLFSVVIPTYNREDYVGATLDSLLAQECGDWELILVDDGSTDGTLSLLQEFAAQRPERVRVLQQDHRGCAAARNYGAREANGEYLAFLDSDDLWFPWTLRVLADQIEQNDRPAMVAITLHNFSDESEVALVQESPVHAEAGDDFLRDAMRMGFALGVAHTVCRREAYLKVGGCPEINVNGTDSDVLLRMGVEPGFVRVHEPPLLAYRKHDGSVTVNPVKGHGGMQMLMQNEREGAYPGGPERKWQRIEQILIRVRAVSVRCVNAGRSDLAWSLYRSAFWWNLRMGRLRYLTAFPLLPLRAWLGVPFEGYAPKKS; encoded by the coding sequence ATGCCCCTCTTCTCGGTTGTCATCCCGACGTACAACCGCGAGGACTACGTCGGGGCGACCCTCGACAGCCTGCTCGCGCAAGAGTGCGGCGACTGGGAGCTGATCCTCGTCGACGACGGATCGACCGACGGCACGCTCTCGCTTCTCCAGGAGTTCGCCGCGCAGCGGCCCGAGCGGGTCCGCGTGCTCCAGCAGGATCACCGGGGCTGCGCCGCCGCACGCAACTACGGCGCACGCGAGGCGAACGGCGAGTACCTCGCGTTCCTCGACAGCGACGACCTCTGGTTCCCCTGGACCCTGCGGGTCCTCGCCGACCAGATCGAGCAGAATGACCGCCCCGCGATGGTCGCCATCACGCTCCACAACTTCTCCGACGAGTCGGAGGTCGCTCTCGTCCAAGAGTCGCCGGTCCACGCCGAGGCGGGCGACGACTTCCTCCGCGACGCGATGCGGATGGGGTTCGCCCTGGGCGTCGCCCACACGGTCTGCCGCCGCGAGGCGTACCTCAAGGTGGGCGGGTGCCCCGAGATCAACGTCAACGGCACCGACAGCGACGTCCTGCTGCGGATGGGCGTCGAGCCCGGCTTCGTCCGCGTCCACGAGCCCCCGCTGCTCGCCTACCGCAAGCACGACGGCTCGGTCACCGTGAACCCCGTGAAGGGGCACGGCGGCATGCAGATGCTCATGCAGAACGAACGCGAGGGCGCCTACCCCGGTGGGCCCGAGCGCAAGTGGCAACGGATCGAGCAGATCCTGATCCGCGTCCGCGCGGTGAGCGTGCGGTGCGTGAACGCGGGCCGCAGCGACTTGGCGTGGAGCCTCTACCGCTCCGCCTTCTGGTGGAACCTCCGCATGGGACGGCTCCGCTACCTCACGGCGTTCCCGCTCCTGCCGCTGCGTGCCTGGCTGGGCGTCCCCTTCGAGGGGTACGCTCCAAAGAAGTCGTAG